Part of the Dethiobacter alkaliphilus AHT 1 genome, TGGGCAAAGCAGCAATTAAATGATAGCAGGAACGCAGTTCAGCGGCGTTATCTAAGTTATTGTCCGGCTTTTTTTGTTCCTGTTTAAATTCGTACGTGGCGTGTTCCTTCCCAAGGGGAGCCAATTCCATGGCGATGGAATCTTCATCGGCACCGATGGCGGTGGAAATATCAGGCCGGTCGTCATCTAAGTCTCTGGAGGTTAGTGTCTGCCGCAAAAGAAGGGTTCCCAGGCGAAGAGAAGCCATGCTGTTCATAGCTTCCACGGGAAAGCCCATTAGCTGCCGCAGGGTTAGGGGCAGATACCGGTCTTTTATCAGGGTTTCATTGAATTTTTTGTATTCCGCTTCGTTGGGCAGGCGGCCGTGCAGCAAAAGATAGGAAACTTCCTCATAATTGGCATGGGTGCAAAGGTCAAAAACATCATAGCCGCGGTAAATGAGCCGTCCCGCGGTACCGTTAACATAGCCTACGGCACTTTCACAGGCGATGGCTCCTTCCAGACCCGGTCCCACAGTGCAGTCTATTGGCCATTGGGGGCGTTGTGTAAATTGTGATTCAATATGATCTCCCGTTTCTTCGCGGGCAGCGTTTGCCGCTTCCATAATCAAAGATTTAATATCTGTTTTCATGCGTCTTCCTCAGTCCTTTTACATATAAGTTATCGTTAATTATAAATTACTTAGGAGAGTTTGGCAATCACAGAGAATGGGTGTTTTTAATGTTTTAATGTATTAAAATAAAGAAATAATATAAAAATTGGCTTGAATAATCATTGTCCGGACCCTTGAATACTGGCAGAAAACATTGTATAAAGGTGGTTGGATGAGAAATAAATCATTTGTACTGATGTTGTGCGTTTTGCTCTTATTATTTGTATCAGGATGCGGTGGGGAGTCGGAAGTAGCCGTTCCGGGAAAAGAGGGGTCTGCACCATTGAACTTTCGCACCAATACAGCCGGTCAACTAATTGAAAGTTTAAACTATCTGAGCTCCCCCTTGCAAGGCGTGGGTCTGAGTCGCTGGAACAGGCGCCTGCCCACCGCACCACGGGCTTATCGTGACGGAATCCATGAAGGGATGGACTACTTTGTGCGCCGCCACACTCCGGTCCTGGCAGCGGGTGACGGCTATGTGGTTCGTGCAGATCATGATTTTGTGGAGATGACTCTGCAGGAATATAATGAAGCCATCGCCATTGCCAAAAAAGCAGAGCCTACTCCGGAAGACATTGCTGATAAATTCCTGGGCCGGCAGGTATGG contains:
- a CDS encoding citrate/2-methylcitrate synthase, yielding MKTDIKSLIMEAANAAREETGDHIESQFTQRPQWPIDCTVGPGLEGAIACESAVGYVNGTAGRLIYRGYDVFDLCTHANYEEVSYLLLHGRLPNEAEYKKFNETLIKDRYLPLTLRQLMGFPVEAMNSMASLRLGTLLLRQTLTSRDLDDDRPDISTAIGADEDSIAMELAPLGKEHATYEFKQEQKKPDNNLDNAAELRSCYHLIAALPTIVAAVHRVRNGEMPIAPDAELSHSANFLYMLTGKKPTPIEEKIMDVALILHADHGMNASTFATLVVASTLSDIYFSVGSGISALNGPLHGGANENVLYTLQEIGNEQNVESWVEKTLAAKEKVPGFGHRVYKAYDPRAKILAPRPNNCPR
- a CDS encoding M23 family metallopeptidase produces the protein MRNKSFVLMLCVLLLLFVSGCGGESEVAVPGKEGSAPLNFRTNTAGQLIESLNYLSSPLQGVGLSRWNRRLPTAPRAYRDGIHEGMDYFVRRHTPVLAAGDGYVVRADHDFVEMTLQEYNEAIAIAKKAEPTPEDIADKFLGRQVWIAHPDGVLTRYAHLESVDESIRVGSDVTRGQVIGTVGNSGTRYSIVGGSRFFDGAPHLHFEVWHDGTFLGEGRPFSEIRTIYHNIFHTDN